GGCCGGTGACGGCTCACTCTCCTGTGGGAGCGCGGGCTCAGTAGGTCAGGGCACGGTCGGACTCGACCAGCAGGCTCACGAGTGTGTCGGGCATGGCGAAGGCTGCGTTTCGGTCCTGCAGCAGCGACTCGTCGTAGCCACGCGCTTTGGCCGACATGCCGGAGAGGAAGAACTGCCCGCCCGTGGCGACGATCGCGTCGAGGTGTTCCCGCAGCGACCCGGTGCCAAGCCCTTCGACGGTGGCCAGTGCCGATTCGCTGAAGAGGTGGACGGCGTCACCGGCCAGAAACAGCGTGACCGTGTGCCCTTCGGCGAGCGCGGTCTTGGCGACCAGGAAGGCCAACGCGGCCTTGGTCGGGTTGTCGGGTCCGGTCGTCACGTGCACCAATATGCTGGCCATCGCAGCTCACCTCTCAACGCGTCGGGTAAGTCAGTGTACCCTGCCCTCGCCGCTCGATTGAAAGACCGAATGGGATCGGATCGGGTTGCACGCGGACGAACAGCCGCCCAGGTGCGTTTCAGCCAGGGTCGATCAGATCTCCCACTTGATCTGAAATTCGATCTCTTCCTCGCCGTCGCCACGCTCGTGCTCGATGTTGTACTTCGCGCGCACCGGCACGTAGATACGCTCGCCAGCAATCTGAATCTCGAACTGTTTGCCGTTCTCAAGGTCGTCGGCGAGGCGCCGCAGTTTGTCGATGAACTGGTCCAGCGGGTAGTCCTTTTCGATGTCGCGTTCGGGTTTGTCGCTCATGGCTCAGGTCTCCGTGTCGGTTGGGTCTTGGTAGGTGGACAGCACATCGCGAAAATGCGGCATCCGTTTGTAGTCGCTGAACGCCTCGGGCATGGCGGCGATGTCGTCGCGCAGCTGGGCCACCGCACCGGGCACCGCAGCGACAACCTCAAAGGGCACAACGTAGATGCGCACCGTGAACACCACCGCGCCGGTCTCGGGCAGTCGCCGCAGCGTCTGCCGCTCGACACGATAGTGCAAGTCCGTTACAGGCTCATCGGGTGCGGGAAACTCGGCAAGCGCATCGTCGGTTTGCAGTGACCAGTTGAAGCGCTCGACCGGCCGATCGACCCGCAGGTGGTTGAAGAAGCGGTCGATGCGGTCACCGAGGCGCGCGTTCAATTCCGGCACCGGTGCATGGATCGCGTGCAGGGGCTCACCGAGCTTCTCGCTGAGCGACCAGCGACTCGGCAGGCACAGGCTGCCGGCGGTCAGGCAATACTGCCCGTCGATCGCCTGGAGGATCAGGAGGTCTTCCTGAACCCAGGTCGACACCGTCCAGAGCGCGGTGTCGCCGGCGGGCTCCGCCAGCGGTACGCCACTCGGCGTGTGACACACCGCGCCCGACGGCGCGGTCCCGAAGACATCGGCGTGGTCTTCGAGCAGGTGTGCCCGCACGACGGGGACAAGTTCGGCGACAGCGGGCTCGGCGATCGCCGTCTGTTGGAACACCCGCACCCGATCCGCATCCCCCAGCGCACCCTTGTGGGCGTGGTAACGCGACCAGGCACTGTCGACCTGCAGCCATTCGGTCGGACCGATGGGCGACAGGCCCATGCGCAGGTTGGGGCCGTCGAGGTGGGGGGTGTAGGCGCGCGGCGCGCGGTCGGCGTCCGACACGCTCACGCCAGGGTGCGTTCGAGCACCGGCAGGTAGTGGTCGACCAACAGGACGGCAAAGAGGCCCATCAGGTACTTGATTGAAACCCAGAAGGTGATCATCGGCTGGCGGGTGTCGTCCGGGTTGCGGTAGAGCAACACGCAGTGCCAGAGGAACCAGACATCTAGCACCAGGGTGCCGAGCAGATACGGCACGTGGCTCATGCCGATCAGGAACGGCGAGAGCGTCACCGGAATCAGCAGAATCGCATAAAGCAGCACGTGCAGGCGCGTGTACGCGGTGCCGTGCGTCACCGGCAGCATCGGGATCTCAACCTTCGCGTAGTCGTTTCGCCGGTGGATCGCGAGCGCCCAGAAGTGCGGCGGCGTCCAAACAAACACGATCAGGGCGAGCAACAGCGGCTCGGCAGTGACTTCCCCGGTGACCGCCGCCCAACCGAGCACCGGCGGCATCGCGCCGGCGAGCCCGCCGATGACGATGTTCTGCGGCGACGCGCGCTTGAGGTACAGCGTGTAGACCACTGCGTAACCGATCAACGACAGGAAAGTCAGCCACGCGGTCAGGACATTGTTGAACACCACCAGAATGGCCATGCCGAGCGCCCCGATGCCGAGCGCGAACAACAACACCTCGCGCGAGCTGAGCGCCCCCTGGGGAATCGGCCGGTGGCGGGTGCGGGCCATCCTGGCGTCCGCCTGCTGGTCGATCAGGTGGTTGAGCGCGGCGGCGGAGGCGCTCGCGAGGCCGATGCCGACGGTGCCGGTCAGCGCGGGCAACCACGGCACCATACCGGGCGTCGACAACGCCATGCCAACCACCGCGGTGAACACCAGCAGCAGCACGACATTCGGTTTGGTGAGTTCGAGGTAGTCCCGCCACGAGCGGGCACTCCCCACGGTTGTCTCCACAGCAACAGCCACCTTGACCATCGAATTCACTGCGCGAGCGGGTACCGTCGACACCGGTGCAGGAGCATGACCATAGTCAACAACAGCAGCGCAGCGCCGCCATTGTGCGCTGTCGCGACCCACAGCGGCAAATGAAATACGATGTTACTCACCCCGAGGACGAGCTGAAGCGCCAGAACCCCGAGCAGCATCCGGCCGAACGCCGCGGTGCGTGGCGCGCCGGCGTGGCGCATCACCGAGAAGGCCGCAAGAATCAGCAACGCGCTGGCGACGATGGCGCCGATACGGTGGCTGATGTGAACGGCGACGCGGGATTCATTGGGCAGCACGCCGAACTCGTAATCGACGCCGAGGCCCCGCCAGAGCGTGAAGGCGTCGTCGAAGTTCATCTCGGGCCACCACTGGCCCTGACAGGTGGGCAGCTCGGGACACGAGAGTGCCGCGTAATTGGTGCTGGTCCAGCCGCCGAGGAAGATCTGCCCAAGCAGCGCGAGCATCGCCACCCACAGCAGCGGCCGAGCGGCCGCGGCTTGCGGATCGCGGTCGCCGTCGTCGACGGGTACGTCGCGGGTCCGCAGGTAGAGCAGCCAGAGCAGGCTCAGCGTGGCAAGCCCGCCGAAGAGGTGCGCGGTGACCACCGCCGGTTTGACCAGCAGGGTCACGGTCCACATGCCGAGCATGCCCTGGAAGATCACCAGCGCGAGCAACGCGACCGCGTGGCCAAGCGGGGCTCCAGCACGGCGGTGCTTCCAGGCGATCCAGGTGATGACCAGGATCACGAGGCCCAGCAGCGCCGCGACGTAGCGGTGCACCATCTCCTTGATCGCCTTGTCGGTCTCGACGGGACGCTCCGGGTAGGCTTCGTTCGCCGCGGCCACGTCCTCACCGAGCGGTACCAGCGCATGGCCATAGCAGCCCGGCCAATCGGGGCAACCGAGGCCAGCGTCGGAGAGACGCACCCACGCGCCCAGCACGATGACCACGAAGGCCATCACCGCGCCCGAGAGCGCGAGACGAGAGATGAGTTTCATGGCTTATCCGATTCGAGACGCCTTCAACAGGGTCTTGAGGTCTTTCAACATCGCCTTGGCGGGGATGTCTGCCGGGAAGCGGATCACGAGGTTGCCGAGTGGGTCGACGAGGTAGAGCTGACCCGGCTCCGCGAACACGCTGTCCCCGACCGCGTCGCGCACCCGCGCCCCGAGCCCGGCACCGTCCTGGTCGGCCCCAGCGTACAGGAGTTGCAAATGTTCTTCCTGCAGTGTCTCCGGCGGCGTGGTGTCGCCGACATAGAGCCGGCGCACGCGGTACATCTCGCGCCCGAGCATCACGCGAACCTGGCGGCTGAAGTACAGCCGTTCGGCGCAGGCCTCGTCGCACGCACCGTCGTGAAA
The sequence above is drawn from the Pseudomonadota bacterium genome and encodes:
- a CDS encoding DsrE family protein; this translates as MASILVHVTTGPDNPTKAALAFLVAKTALAEGHTVTLFLAGDAVHLFSESALATVEGLGTGSLREHLDAIVATGGQFFLSGMSAKARGYDESLLQDRNAAFAMPDTLVSLLVESDRALTY
- a CDS encoding amphi-Trp domain-containing protein, translating into MSDKPERDIEKDYPLDQFIDKLRRLADDLENGKQFEIQIAGERIYVPVRAKYNIEHERGDGEEEIEFQIKWEI
- a CDS encoding DUF3445 domain-containing protein — protein: MSDADRAPRAYTPHLDGPNLRMGLSPIGPTEWLQVDSAWSRYHAHKGALGDADRVRVFQQTAIAEPAVAELVPVVRAHLLEDHADVFGTAPSGAVCHTPSGVPLAEPAGDTALWTVSTWVQEDLLILQAIDGQYCLTAGSLCLPSRWSLSEKLGEPLHAIHAPVPELNARLGDRIDRFFNHLRVDRPVERFNWSLQTDDALAEFPAPDEPVTDLHYRVERQTLRRLPETGAVVFTVRIYVVPFEVVAAVPGAVAQLRDDIAAMPEAFSDYKRMPHFRDVLSTYQDPTDTET
- the cyoE gene encoding heme o synthase, encoding MVKVAVAVETTVGSARSWRDYLELTKPNVVLLLVFTAVVGMALSTPGMVPWLPALTGTVGIGLASASAAALNHLIDQQADARMARTRHRPIPQGALSSREVLLFALGIGALGMAILVVFNNVLTAWLTFLSLIGYAVVYTLYLKRASPQNIVIGGLAGAMPPVLGWAAVTGEVTAEPLLLALIVFVWTPPHFWALAIHRRNDYAKVEIPMLPVTHGTAYTRLHVLLYAILLIPVTLSPFLIGMSHVPYLLGTLVLDVWFLWHCVLLYRNPDDTRQPMITFWVSIKYLMGLFAVLLVDHYLPVLERTLA
- a CDS encoding COX15/CtaA family protein, translated to MKLISRLALSGAVMAFVVIVLGAWVRLSDAGLGCPDWPGCYGHALVPLGEDVAAANEAYPERPVETDKAIKEMVHRYVAALLGLVILVITWIAWKHRRAGAPLGHAVALLALVIFQGMLGMWTVTLLVKPAVVTAHLFGGLATLSLLWLLYLRTRDVPVDDGDRDPQAAAARPLLWVAMLALLGQIFLGGWTSTNYAALSCPELPTCQGQWWPEMNFDDAFTLWRGLGVDYEFGVLPNESRVAVHISHRIGAIVASALLILAAFSVMRHAGAPRTAAFGRMLLGVLALQLVLGVSNIVFHLPLWVATAHNGGAALLLLTMVMLLHRCRRYPLAQ